ATGGACTTCTACGGCGGCTACAAGGGCAGCTTCGGCGACATCGGCTACGACGTCGGCATCCTGCGTTACTACTACCCGGGCACCTATCCGACCGGCTTCACCTCGCCGAACACGACCGAGCTGTACGTGGCCGGCAGCTGGAAGAACTACACGCTGAAGTACTCGCACGCGGTCACCAACCTGTTCGGCTTCGACGACAGCAAGGGCGCAGGCTACCTGGACCTGACCGGCACCTTCGAGCTGCCGGCCGGCTTCGGCCTGGTCGCGCACGTCGGCTACCAGCGGATCCCGGCGGGCAGCGTGGGCGGCGTGCAGGTGCGCGCCAAGGACGACTGCTCGTACACCGACTGGAAGCTGGGCGTGACGAAGGAGTACGCGGGCCTCGGCTTCGGGCTGGCCTACGTCGACACGAACGCCAAGGGCGACACCGGCGAGTGCTACCGCAACGCCTTCAACCGCGACCTGGGCAAGGGCACGGTGGTGCTCTCGGTCAGCAAGTCGTTCTGAACCGGACAGCGGCGGCCGGCGAGCGCCGGCCGCCCGGGAGATACAGATGAAACTCATCACGGCCATCATCAAGCCTTTCAAGCTCGACGAAGTGCGCGAGGCGCTGTCGGCGATCGGCGTGCAGGGCATCACCGTCACCGAGGTCAAGGGCTTCGGCCGGCAGAAGGGCCACACCGAGCTGTACCGGGGCGCCGAGTACGTCGTCGACTTCCTGCCGAAAGTGAAGATCGAGGCGGCGGTCGCCGACAACCTGGTCGAGCAGGCGATCGAGGCGATCGAAAGCTCGGCCCGCACCGGAAAGATCGGTGACGGAAAGATCTTCGTCTACGACGTCGAGCAGGTCGTCCGGATCCGCACCGGCGAGACCGGCAACGAGGCGCTCTGAGCGCCCTTCGAGACCCTGGAGAACATGATGAAATCGCTGACTCGAGTGCCGGCAGCCCTGCTGGCGACGATAGGGGGCCTGATGCTGTCCCCGGCGGCCCTTGCGGCCGAAGCCACGGTGAACAAGGGCGACGTGGCCTGGATGATGACCGCGACCGTGCTGGTCATCGCGATGACGATCCCCGGCCTGGCGCTGTTCTACGGCGGCCTGGTCCGCGCGAAGAACATGCTGTCGGTGCTGATGCAGGTCTTCGTCGTCTTCTCGATGATCGTCGTGCTGTGGGCGATCTACGGCTACAGCATCGCCTTCACCGGCACCGGCCAGTTCTTCGGCTCGTTCGAGAAGATCTTCCTGAAGGGCGTGGGCGTGGACTCGCTCGCCGACACGTTCAGTGAAGGGATCAAGATCCCCGAGTACGTGTTCATCGCCTTCCAGGCCACCTTCGCGGCCATCACCTGCGGCCTGATCGTCGGCTCCTTCGCCGAGCGGATCAAGTTCTCCGCGGTGCTGTTGTTCGCGGCGATCTGGTTCACCTTCAGCTACCTGCCGGTCGCGCACATGGTGTGGTACGGCGAGGGCCTGCTGTTCAAGGACGGCGCGCTCGACTTCGCCGGCGGCACGGTCGTGCACATCAACGCCGGCATCGCCGGCCTGGTGGGCGCCTACCTGGTCGGCAAGCGCATCGGCTACGGCAAGGAGGCGATGCCCCCGCACTCGCTGACGCTCACGATGGTCGGCGCCTCGATGCTGTGGGTGGGCTGGTTCGGCTTCAACGCCGGCTCGGCGCTGGAGTCGAACGCCACCGCCGCGCTCGCGCTGATCAACACGCTGCTGGCCACCGGCGCCGCCACGCTGTCCTGGATCGCCGGCGAGGCGATGTCCAAGGGCAAGGCCTCGATGCTGGGCGCGGCCTCGGGCGCGGTCGGCGGTCTCGTCGCGATCACCCCGGCCGCCGGCTCCGTCGGCCCGATGGGCGCGATCCTGATCGGCCTGATCGCCGGCCTGGTCTGCCTGTGGGGCGTGGGCGGCCTGAAGCGGATGCTGGGCGCCGACGACGCGCTGGACGTGTTCGGCGTGCACGGCGTGGGCGGCATCGTGGGGGCGCTGCTGACCGGCGTGTTCACCGCGCCCTGGCTGGGCGGCACCGGCGCCGAGGACTTCTCGATCGCCAGCCAGGTCGTCATCCAGGCCAAGGGCGTGATCATCACGATCGTCTGGTCCGGCGTGGTGTCGCTGATCGCCTACAAGCTGGTCGACATGATGATCGGGCTGCGCGTGACCGAAGAGGAAGAGCGCGAGGGCCTGGACATCGTCTCGCACGGCGAGTCGGCCTACACCCGGTGACCGGTGCGGCCGGACGGGCGGCAGGCGCCGCCCGGCCCGCCGCGCGACCGGCCGGAAACCTCCCCGGGCGCGCAGCCCGGGGGCAGGACGAGAAAGGGGCCTTCGGGCCCCTTTTTCCGTGGCGCGGCGCCCGGCCCTCGCAAGGCGCGGCGCGTCGCCCCCGAGGCGCCGCGCCTCGCTTCGAAGGGCCCGGCGCTACAATCGGGCGCGAACCCCGCCGGATCCTCGATCCTTCACCGACGCCATGGCCGACCCGGGCCGGGAATCCCATCGATGCGCATCCTGATCATCCTCGACCCGCTCGAGAAAATCACCACGTACAAGGACTCGACCTTCGCGATGATGGTCGAGGCCGACCGGCGCGGCCACGCGGTCTTCGTCTGCGAGCAGCACGAGCTTTCGCTGGCTGGCGGGCGCACCGTCGCCCACGCGCGGCTGCTGCGCCTGCTCGACCCGACCGGCAAGGACAAGGCCTGGTACGCGCTCGGCGAGCCCTCCGAGGAGCCGGTGGCCGCCTTCGACGCCACGCTGATGCGCAAGGACCCGCCCTTCGACATGGAGTACGTGTACTCCACCTACCTGCTCGAGCACGCGGTGCGCGAGGGCGCGCGCGTCTACAACGACCCCACCGCGATCCGCGGCCACAACGAGAAGCTGGCGATCGCCGAGTTCCCGGAGTTCTCCGCGCCGATGCTGGTGACCCGCAGCGCGGCGGCGCTGCGCGCCTTCGTCGACGAGCACGGCATCGCGGTCTTCAAGCTGCTCGACGGCATGGGCGGCACCTCGATCTTCCGCGCCGAGCGCGGCGACCCCAACCTGTCGGTGATCATCGAGACGCTGAACCAGTTCGGCAACCGATCGGTGATGGCGCAGCGCTTCCTGCCCGAGATCGCCGACGGCGACAAGCGGGTGCTGCTGATCGGCGGCAAGGTGGTGCCCTTCTGCCTGGCACGCATTCCCAAGACCGGCGAGTTCCG
This genomic window from Zeimonas sediminis contains:
- a CDS encoding TorF family putative porin gives rise to the protein MKKTLIAVALAASAVGIPAVATAQSAAAASPHTVTANMTVASDYRFRGISQTNGKPAIQGGIDYGHASGIYLGLWASNVSWLSDAGAGSISNSIEMDFYGGYKGSFGDIGYDVGILRYYYPGTYPTGFTSPNTTELYVAGSWKNYTLKYSHAVTNLFGFDDSKGAGYLDLTGTFELPAGFGLVAHVGYQRIPAGSVGGVQVRAKDDCSYTDWKLGVTKEYAGLGFGLAYVDTNAKGDTGECYRNAFNRDLGKGTVVLSVSKSF
- the gshB gene encoding glutathione synthase; the protein is MRILIILDPLEKITTYKDSTFAMMVEADRRGHAVFVCEQHELSLAGGRTVAHARLLRLLDPTGKDKAWYALGEPSEEPVAAFDATLMRKDPPFDMEYVYSTYLLEHAVREGARVYNDPTAIRGHNEKLAIAEFPEFSAPMLVTRSAAALRAFVDEHGIAVFKLLDGMGGTSIFRAERGDPNLSVIIETLNQFGNRSVMAQRFLPEIADGDKRVLLIGGKVVPFCLARIPKTGEFRGNLAAGGRGVARELSAKDREIGEAVAKVLAPRGLLLVGLDLIGECITEINVTSPTCFQEIRDQTGFDVAAMFVDALEEAAGPR
- the glnK gene encoding P-II family nitrogen regulator; amino-acid sequence: MKLITAIIKPFKLDEVREALSAIGVQGITVTEVKGFGRQKGHTELYRGAEYVVDFLPKVKIEAAVADNLVEQAIEAIESSARTGKIGDGKIFVYDVEQVVRIRTGETGNEAL
- a CDS encoding ammonium transporter, which produces MKSLTRVPAALLATIGGLMLSPAALAAEATVNKGDVAWMMTATVLVIAMTIPGLALFYGGLVRAKNMLSVLMQVFVVFSMIVVLWAIYGYSIAFTGTGQFFGSFEKIFLKGVGVDSLADTFSEGIKIPEYVFIAFQATFAAITCGLIVGSFAERIKFSAVLLFAAIWFTFSYLPVAHMVWYGEGLLFKDGALDFAGGTVVHINAGIAGLVGAYLVGKRIGYGKEAMPPHSLTLTMVGASMLWVGWFGFNAGSALESNATAALALINTLLATGAATLSWIAGEAMSKGKASMLGAASGAVGGLVAITPAAGSVGPMGAILIGLIAGLVCLWGVGGLKRMLGADDALDVFGVHGVGGIVGALLTGVFTAPWLGGTGAEDFSIASQVVIQAKGVIITIVWSGVVSLIAYKLVDMMIGLRVTEEEEREGLDIVSHGESAYTR